A region from the Corylus avellana chromosome ca7, CavTom2PMs-1.0 genome encodes:
- the LOC132187369 gene encoding cucumisin-like, whose translation MASKSFSLSWLLLISLSSTLLVDHSVSQNDRKAYIVYMGNRKMDEVSTSSLHTSMLQEAIGSNVGPDSLLYSYSRSFSGFAVKLTEQEAQKMAGMDGVISVFPNEQKKLHTTRSWDFLGFLQQVERTAVESNIIIGVLDTGIWPESDSFKDKGFGPPPRKWRGTCRASTNFTCNNKIIGAQYYRSPGDFDETDIKSPRDSDGHGTHTASIAGGSVVNMASVQGIGLGTARGAVPSARIAVYKICWVIGCSDADILAAFDDAIADGVDIISISVGGSTGAYFSDSISIGAFHAMRKGILTSTSAGNRGPGLATLTNFSPWSLSVAASAIDRKFYTQVQLGNNKIYQGLSINTFDLKNKTYPIIYGGDAPNTTEGNSGFPSRLCFPDTLDQNLVKGKIVLCDGLGDGLGPLLAGAVGTVYQGRRTEVALSFPLPASSLRSEDGSSVYIYINTTRRPTAAIRKTKERKDTFAPYIPSFSSRGPNPTTPDILKPDLAAPGVNILAAWSPISPISEVDVDKRALSYNILSGTSMACPHASGVAAYIKSFHPTWSPAAIKSALMTTATPMSAGKNPEAEFAYGAGNINPLQAPHPGLVYDMNMLDYVKFLCGQGYNTKLLQIVAGDNSTCSEATNGSVFDLNYPSFAISTSRPESINQAFNRTVTNVGSPTSTYKAIVTTPPGLTIKVNPSVLSFTCLGQKLSFALTIEGKIENSVVSAALVWYDGTFRVRSPIVVYVA comes from the exons ATGGCAAGCAAAAGCTTTAGTCTTTCATGGCTGCTGCTCATCAGTCTCTCCTCCACTCTCCTTGTTGATCATTCAGTTTCTCAGAATGACCGAAAG GCTTATATTGTGTACATGGGCAACAGAAAGATGGATGAGGTTTCCACATCATCCCTTCACACAAGCATGCTACAAGAAGCCATTGGCAG CAACGTTGGACCAGATTCACTCCTTTATAGCTACAGCAGAAGTTTTAGTGGATTTGCAGTGAAGTTAACCGAACAAGAAGCCCAAAAAATGGCTG GAATGGACGGCGTAATATCCGTGTTTCCTAACGAACAAAAAAAGCTTCATACAACAAGGTCGTGGGACTTCCTCGGATTTCTGCAACAAGTTGAGCGAACAGCTGTCGAAAGCAACATCATTATTGGAGTTCTTGACACTGGAATTTGGCCGGAGTCTGACAGCTTCAAGGACAAAGGATTTGGTCCACCACCTAGAAAATGGCGGGGCACCTGCCGAGCCTCAACCAATTTTACTTGCAACAA CAAAATCATTGGAGCACAGTATTACCGTAGCCCTGGAGATTTTGACGAAACTGATATAAAATCTCCAAGAGACTCAGATGGCCATGGGACGCATACTGCATCAATAGCAGGTGGGAGCGTGGTTAACATGGCAAGCGTGCAGGGCATTGGCTTGGGAACAGCACGAGGAGCGGTTCCATCGGCTCGCATTGCTGTTTACAAAATATGTTGGGTCATTGGCTGCTCTGATGCCGACATTCTTGCAGCATTTGATGATGCCATTGCCGATGGCGTTGACATAATATCTATTTCCGTCGGTGGATCCACTGGGGCCTATTTTAGTGATTCAATTTCCATTGGTGCCTTTCATGCTATGAGAAAAGGAATCTTGACATCAACTTCTGCTGGTAACAGGGGTCCAGGTTTAGCAACCCTCACCAACTTTTCGCCATGGTCTCTCTCTGTGGCTGCAAGCGCTATAGATCGAAAGTTCTACACTCAGGTCCAATTGGGTAACAACAAGATTTATCAG GGACTTTCCATTAATACATTTGACCTCAAGAACAAAACTTATCCAATCATTTATGGCGGTGATGCACCAAACACCACAGAAGGCAATTCGGGGTTCCCATCCAG GCTTTGCTTCCCAGATACGCTGGACCAAAATTTGGTGAAAGGTAAAATTGTTCTTTGCGATGGCTTGGGTGATGGGCTAGGGCCACTCTTAGCCGGTGCAGTTGGCACCGTGTATCAAGGTCGACGCACTGAGGTTGCTCTCTCTTTTCCCCTGCCTGCATCTTCCCTTCGCTCGGAGGATGGTAGCAGCGTTTACATATACATAAATACGACAAG GAGACCAACTGCGGCTATTCGTAAGACCAAAGAGCGGAAAGATACATTTGCGCCTTATATTCCCTCCTTCTCATCAAGGGGTCCTAATCCTACTACACCCGACATTCTCAAG cCGGATTTAGCTGCTCCCGGGGTTAACATTCTGGCAGCTTGGTCTCCAATTTCCCCAATTTCTGAAGTAGATGTTGATAAGAGAGCACTTTCATATAATATATTGTCCGGGACATCAATGGCTTGCCCACATGCTTCAGGGGTGGCTGCTTACATCAAATCCTTTCACCCTACATGGTCACCTGCTGCTATCAAGTCAGCTCTTATGACTACTG CGACCCCCATGAGTGCTGGAAAGAACCCAGAAGCTGAATTTGCATACGGTGCAGGCAATATAAATCCTCTTCAAGCTCCACATCCTGGTTTAGTATATGATATGAATATGCTTGACTACGTAAAATTTTTGTGTGGACAAGGATATAATACTAAGTTATTACAAATTGTTGCCGGGGACAACAGTACTTGTTCTGAAGCCACCAATGGAAGCGTCTTTGATCTAAACTATCCTTCCTTTGCAATATCCACATCGCGCCCGGAATCTATCAATCAAGCTTTCAACCGGACCGTCACCAATGTTGGATCACCAACATCTACATATAAAGCTATTGTGACCACTCCACCTGGACTTACAATCAAAGTGAACCCTAGCGTTCTATCATTTACATGTCTTGGACAAAAGTTATCGTTTGCGCTCAcaattgaaggaaaaatagaaaattccgTTGTCTCGGCTGCTTTAGTTTGGTATGATGGTACCTTCCGAGTGAGGAGCCCCATTGTAGTGTATGTTGCATGA
- the LOC132187368 gene encoding cucumisin-like isoform X2 — MARKTSSLSWLLLLSLAFTLLLGHSTSQNDRKAYIVYMGKRQMDEISTSSLHTSMLQEVIGSNVGPESLFYSYKQSFSGFAAELTEQEAQKMAGMDGVVSVFPSKKKKLLTTRSWDFIGFPQKVRRRPIESNIIIGVLDGGIWPESESFTDKGFGPPPKKWRGTCQASINFTCNNKIIGARYYRSSGDFDENNVKSPRDLKGHGTHTASTAAGNLVSMASQLGYGLGTARGGVPSARIAVYKICWFDGCDDADILAAFDDAIADGVDIISYSVGGEEPLKYFQDVTAIGAFHAMRNGILASLAAGNEGPGPRTVTNFAPWSLNVAASIIDRKFFTQVQLGNKNIYEGISINTFDLKNKQYPIIYGGDAPNPGVQSSISRYCINNSLDQDLVKGKIILCDIRTDGEGAFVAGAVGTVMQGQTLQDFAQSYPLPASYLRLEDGSKVYSYINSTRSATATIHKSKEGKDKFAPYIASFSSRGPSAITPNILQPDLAAPGVHILAAWSPISPISDVQGDKRTLLYNIESGSSMACPHATGAAAYIKSFHPTWSPAAIKSALMTTATPMSAKKNPEAEFAYGAGNINPLKALNPGLIYDIHALDYIKFLCADGYNTKLLHLVAGDNSSCSEATKGTVFDLNYPSFAIYFSSFKSFSQVYHRTVTNVGSPMSTYKAIVTSTAAGLRIKVNPSVLAFTSLGQKLSFALTIEGMTDKDVVSTSLVWDDGKFQVRSPIVVAVM, encoded by the exons CAATGTTGGACCAGAGTCTCTGTTCTATAGCTACAAGCAAAGTTTCAGTGGATTTGCAGCGGAGCTAACCGAGCAAGAAGCACAAAAAATGGCCG GAATGGATGGCGTAGTGTCGGTATTCcctagcaaaaagaaaaagcttctTACAACAAGATCATGGGACTTCATTGGGTTTCCCCAGAAAGTTCGTAGAAGGCCTATTGAAAGCAACATCATTATAGGAGTGCTTGATGGTGGAATTTGGCCAGAGTCAGAAAGCTTTACTGACAAAGGATTTGGTCCACCACCTAAGAAATGGAGGGGCACTTGCCAAGCCTCCATCAATTTCACTtgcaacaa TAAAATCATTGGAGCACGATATTACCGTAGCAGTGGAGATTTTGACGAAAATAACGTCAAATCTCCTAGAGATTTAAAAGGCCATGGGACACACACAGCATCAACAGCAGCTGGGAATTTAGTTAGCATGGCAAGCCAACTCGGGTATGGGTTGGGAACAGCACGAGGAGGAGTTCCATCAGCACGTATTGCTGTCTACAAAATATGTTGGTTCGATGGCTGTGATGATGCCGACATTCTTGCTGCATTTGACGATGCCATTGCTGATGGCGTTGACATCATATCTTATTCCGTTGGTGGAGAAGAACCCCTCAAGTACTTTCAAGATGTAACTGCCATTGGTGCCTTTCATGCTATGCGAAATGGAATATTGGCATCACTGGCTGCTGGTAACGAGGGTCCAGGTCCAAGAACCGTCACAAACTTTGCGCCATGGTCTCTCAATGTGGCTGCAAGCATTATAGATCGGAAGTTCTTCACTCAGGTCCAATTGGGTAACAAGAATATCTATGAG GGAATTTCAATTAATACTTTTGACCTCAAGAACAAACAGTATCCAATAATTTATGGTGGAGATGCACCAAACCCCGGTGTTCAAAGTTCCATTTCCAG gtATTGCATAAATAATTCACTGGACCAAGATTTGGTGAAGGGTAAAATTATACTTTGCGATATCCGGACTGATGGGGAAGGGGCATTCGTAGCTGGTGCTGTGGGTACTGTGATGCAAGGCCAAACACTTCAAGATTTTGCTCAATCTTATCCCTTGCCAGCATCTTACCTTCGCTTGGAGGATGGTAGCAAAGTGTACTCATACATAAATTCGACAAG GAGCGCAACTGCGACTATTCATAAAAGTAAGGAAGGTAAAGATAAATTTGCCCCGTACATTGCGTCATTCTCATCAAGGGGCCCAAGTGCAATTACACCCAATATTCTCCAG CCGGATTTAGCTGCTCCCGGAGTTCACATTCTTGCCGCATGGTCTCCAATTTCTCCAATTTCAGATGTTCAAGGTGATAAGAGAACACTGTTATACAATATAGAATCTGGGTCATCAATGGCTTGCCCACATGCTACAGGGGCGGCTGCCTACATCAAATCCTTTCACCCCACATGGTCACCTGCCGCTATCAAATCGGCCCTTATGACTACTg CTACACCCATGAGTGCTAAAAAGAACCCTGAGGCTGAATTTGCATATGGTGCAGGCAATATAAATCCTCTTAAGGCTCTAAATCCTGGTTTAATATATGATATTCATGCACTCGACTACATAAAATTTTTGTGTGCCGATGGATATAATACCAAGTTATTACATCTTGTTGCTGGGGATAATAGTAGTTGTTCTGAAGCCACTAAAGGAACTGTATTTGATCTAAACTATCCTTCTTTTGCTATATACTTCTCGTCCTTCAAATCTTTTAGTCAAGTTTATCATCGAACTGTTACAAATGTTGGATCACCGATGTCTACGTATAAAGCTATTGTGACTAGTACCGCAGCTGGACTTAGAATCAAAGTGAACCCTAGTGTTCTTGCATTCACATCTCTTGGACAAAAGTTGTCATTTGCGCTCACAATTGAAGGAATGACAGATAAAGACGTTGTCTCTACTTCTTTAGTGTGGGATGATGGAAAGTTCCAAGTGAGGAGCCCCATTGTTGTAGCTGTGATGTGA
- the LOC132187370 gene encoding cucumisin-like — translation MASKSLSLSWLLLISLASTLLVAHSVSQNDRKAYIVYMGNRKMDEVSTSSLHTSMLQEAIGSNVGPESLLYSYSKSFSGFAVELTEQEAQKMAGMKGVVSVFPNKQKKLQTTRSWDFLEFSQKVQRTAVESDIIIGVIDSGIWPESNSFNDKGFGPPPTKWKGTCRASTNFTCNNKIVGAQYYRSSGDFDETDIKSPRDSDGHGTHTASIAGGSVVNMASVQGIGLGTARGAVPCARIAVYKVCWSDGCFDADILAAFDDAIADGVDIISISIGGLAGNYFTDSISIGAFHAMRNGILASTSIGNGGPGRATLTNFSPWSLSVAASAIDRTFVTEVQLGNNKIYEGLSINTFDLKNETYPIIYGGDAPNTTQGYSGLSSRFCDEDTLDQNLVKGKIVLCDGLGEGIGPLSAGAVGTVYQGRLTDVTAYSFPLPASSLRSNDARSVSLYVNTTRGPTATIRKTNERKDTFAPYIPPFSSRGPNPTTPNILKPDLAAPGVNILAAWSPISPISEVDVDKRAFSYNILSGTSMACPHASGVAAYIKSFHPTWSPAAIKSALLTTATPMSAGKNPEAEFAYGAGNVNPIQAVHPGLVYDIDALDYVRFLCGQGYNTKLLQILAGDNNTCSEATNGSVFDLNYPSFALSTPPSESISQVFNRTVTNVGSSMSTYKAIVTTPLGLTIKVNPSVLSFTSLGQKLSFALTIEGTIENSVVSAALVWDDGTFRVRSPIVVSVA, via the exons ATGGCAAGCAAAAGCTTGAGTCTTTCATGGCTGCTGCTCATCAGTCTCGCCTCCACCCTCCTTGTCGCTCATTCAGTTTCTCAGAATGACCGAAAG GCTTATATTGTGTACATGGGCAACAGGAAGATGGACGAGGTTTCCACATCATCCCTTCACACAAGCATGCTACAAGAAGCCATTGGCAG CAATGTTGGACCAGAATCATTACTCTATAGCTACAGCAAAAGTTTCAGTGGATTTGCAGTGGAACTAACCGAACAAGAAGCCCAAAAAATGGCCG GAATGAAAGGCGTAGTATCCGTCTTTCCTAATAAACAGAAAAAGCTTCAAACAACAAGGTCGTGGGACTTCCTCGAATTTTCGCAGAAAGTTCAACGAACAGCTGTTGAAAGTGACATCATTATTGGAGTTATTGATAGTGGAATTTGGCCCGAGTCTAATAGCTTTAATGACAAAGGATTTGGGCCACCACCTACAAAATGGAAGGGCACCTGCCGAGCCTCAACCAATTTTACTTGCAACAA TAAAATCGTTGGAGCACAATATTACCGTAGCTCTGGAGATTTTGACGAAACTGATATAAAATCTCCAAGAGACTCAGATGGCCATGGGACGCATACTGCATCAATAGCAGGTGGGAGCGTGGTTAACATGGCAAGCGTGCAGGGCATTGGCTTGGGAACAGCACGAGGAGCGGTTCCATGCGCTCGCATTGCTGTTTACAAAGTATGTTGGTCCGATGGCTGTTTTGATGCTGACATTCTTGCAGCATTTGATGACGCCATCGCTGATGGCGTGGACATAATATCTATTTCCATCGGTGGACTTGCTGGGAACTATTTTACCGATTCAATTTCCATTGGTGCGTTTCATGCTATGAGAAATGGAATCTTGGCATCAACTTCTATTGGTAACGGGGGTCCAGGTCGGGCAACCCTCACAAACTTTTCGCCATGGTCTCTCTCTGTGGCTGCAAGCGCTATAGATCGAACGTTCGTTACTGAGGTCCAATTGGGTAACAACAAGATCTATGAG GGACTTTCAATTAATACATTTGACCTCAAGAACGAAACTTATCCAATAATATATGGCGGTGATGCACCAAACACCACACAAGGTTATTCGGGGCTCTCATCCAG GTTTTGCGACGAAGATACGCTGGACCAAAATTTGGTGAAAGGTAAAATTGTTCTTTGTGATGGCTTAGGTGAAGGGATAGGGCCACTCTCAGCCGGTGCAGTTGGCACTGTGTATCAAGGCCGACTCACTGATGTTACTGCTTACTCTTTTCCCTTACCCGCATCTTCCCTTCGCTCGAACGATGCTCGTAGTGTTTCCTTATACGTAAATACGACAAG GGGACCAACTGCGACTATTCGTAAGACCAATGAGCGTAAAGATACATTTGCCCCTTACATTCCCCCCTTCTCATCAAGGGGTCCTAATCCTACTACACCCAATATTCTCAAG cCAGATTTAGCTGCTCCCGGAGTTAACATTCTAGCAGCTTGGTCTCCAATTTCCCCAATTTCTGAAGTGGATGTTGATAAGAGAGCATTTTCATACAATATACTGTCTGGGACATCAATGGCTTGCCCACATGCTTCAGGGGTGGCTGCCTACATCAAATCCTTTCACCCCACATGGTCCCCTGCCGCTATCAAGTCGGCCCTTTTGACTACTG CTACCCCCATGAGTGCTGGAAAGAACCCAGAAGCTGAATTTGCATATGGTGCAGGCAATGTAAATCCTATTCAAGCTGTGCATCCGGGTTTAGTATATGATATTGATGCACTTGACTACGTAAGATTTTTGTGTGGACAAGGATATAATACTAAGTTATTACAAATTCTTGCTGGGGACAACAATACTTGTTCTGAAGCCACAAATGGAAGCGTCTTCGATCTAAACTATCCTTCCTTTGCCCTATCCACGCCGCCCTCAGAATCTATTAGTCAAGTTTTCAATCGGACCGTCACCAATGTTGGATCATCAATGTCTACGTATAAAGCTATTGTGACCACCCCGCTTGGACTTACAATCAAAGTGAACCCTAGTGTTCTATCATTCACATCACTTGGCCAAAAGCTATCGTTTGCGCTCACGATCGAAGGAACGATAGAGAATTCTGTTGTCTCTGCTGCTTTAGTGTGGGATGATGGTACCTTCCGAGTGAGGAGCCCCATTGTAGTGTCAGTTGCATGA